The genomic segment GTATAAGCTATCTTACTGGAATTTTTTAGCGTTTTGTTTACGCTCGTTTTCTGTCAGATAGATTTTGCGCAGACGGATAGATTGTGGTGTTACCTCAATGTATTCATCCGCCTGGATATATTCCATACATTCTTCCAAAGAGAATTTAATTGCCGGTGCAATACGTACGTTGTCATCCGAACCGGAAGCACGCATGTTGGTCAGCTGTTTACCTTTGGTCACATTGATTGTCAAATCGTTGTCACGGATATGCTCGCCCAGGATCTGTCCTTCGTATACTTCCACGCCCGGATCAACGAAGAAACGGCCACGATCCTGCAATTTATCGATCGAATATGCTGTGGTCGAACCTGTGTCCAGGGAGATGAGTACACCTGCCAGACGGCCGGGAATCGTTCCTTTCCAAGGCTCATAGCCTTTTAGACGGTGTGCCATCACGGCTTCACCGGCAGTCGCTGTCAATACGTTGTTACGCAATCCGATGATACCGCGTGAAGGAATGGAGAATTCCAGATGCTGCATATCACCTCTTGCTTCCATGATCAATAATTCCCCTTTACGTTGAGTAACCAGCTCAATTACTTTACCGGATACGTCTGAAGGAACGTCAACGACCAGTTCTTCGATTGGCTCACATTTCTGACCATCGATCTCTTTGATGATCACCTGTGGCTGGCCGACCTGCAACTCATACCCTTCACGGCGCATGGTCTCGATCAACACGGACAAATGGAGGATACCACGGCCATAGACCAACCAAGCATCCGGAGATTCTGTTGGGACCACACGTAGCGCCAAGTTTTTCTCCAATTCCTTTTGCAAACGGTCGTAAATATTACGTGAAGTCACCAATTTACCTTCCTTACCAAAGAATGGCGAGTTGTTGATGGTAAATAGCATGTTCATCGTAGGCTCATCGATAGCGATAACCTCCAGCTGCTCTGGATTTTCAAAATCTGCAATCGTATCACCGATATCAAAACCTTCGATACCCACGACGGCGCAGATATCGCCGGCATGTACTTCCGGTACTTTGATGCGGCCCAGGCCTTCGAATACCTGAAGTTCTTTGACACGGGATTTTACAACTTTTCCGTCCCGTTTTACCAGGGATACGGGCTGGTTTTCTTTGATGGTACCCCGGGCAACACGGCCGATCGCGATACGGCCCACGAAAGTTGAATAATCCAGCGAGGTGACCTGCATCTGCAATGTACCTTCTGATACCTTAGGCGCAGGGATGTATTTGATGATCGCTTCCAATAGGTCTGTAAAGTCCTCGGTGCGGTTTTTCCAGTCTGTGGACATCCAGCCCTGTTTTGACGATCCGTATAACACGGGAAAGTCCAGCTGCTCTTCGGTCGCGCCCAGGTTGAAGAAGAGGTCAAATACGTTTTCGTAAACCTCATCCGGACGACAGTTTTCCTTATCGACTTTATTGACAACAACGATAGGCTTGATACCCAGTCCCAGTGCTTTACCGGTAACGAAACGTGTCTGCGGCATAGGGCCTTCAAATGCATCCACCAATAGGACAACCCCATCGGCCATCTTCAATACCCGCTCTACCTCACCACCGAAATCGGCGTGACCAGGGGTATCAATGATATTGATTTTAACACCTTTATATGTTACTGATACGTTCTTAGATACAATAGTGATCCCGCGCTCACGCTCTAAATCATTATTGTCTAGGATTAATTCACCAGCATTTTCATTTTCTCTGAATTGATTGGTAAAGTATAAAATTTTGTCTACAAGCGTAGTTTTACCGTGGTCGACGTGAGCGATGATCGCAATGTTTCTAATGTTTTGCATTGAGCAAGAATATTTTTATAAAATTTTAGGGTGCAAAGATAAACATTTTGCACCATAAAATTTATAACTATGTGTATTTTATTTGATTACACCCAATTCTTTACCGACTTTGGTAAAGGCAGCAATGGCCTTATCCAGGTGCTCCAGCTCATGTCCAGCTGAGATCTGCACACGGATGCGGGCTTTGCCCTGAGGGACAACAGGATAGTAGAAACCAATGACATAGATGCCTTCGTCGAGCATTTTAGCGGCAAATTCCTGCGCCAGCTTGGCATCGTAAAGCATAACGGGTACGATCGGATGGAAGCCGGGCTTGATGTCAAATCCTGCAGCAGTCATTTTCTCCCGGAAGTACTTGGTATTGGATTCCAGCTTATCGCGCAAGGCAGTGGTTTCGCTCAGCATATCCAGGACGGCCACAGAAGCGCCCGCAATCGCCGGAGCCAGGGTGTTGGAAAACAGATAAGGGCGTGAGCGCTGACGCAAAAGGTCAATAATTTCTTTTTTGCCGGAAGTAAAACCGCCCGAAGCACCGCCCAAAGCTTTGCCCAGGGTACCCGTGATGATATCTACGCGGTCCATGACCCCGAAGAGTTCGTGCGTCCCACAGCCTGTCGGCCCGATGAAACCTGTACAGTGTGATTCGTCGATCATGACCAGGGCCTGATATTTATCGGCCAGGTCACAGATCTGATCCAGCGGTGCCACCGATCCGTCCATGGAGAAAGCGCCGTCGGTGACGATAATCTTGTGCCGTGCGCCAGAAGCGGCCTGCAGCTGTGCTTCGAGATCCGCCATATCCGCATTTTTGTACCGGAAACGCTGTGCTTTACAAAGACGTACCCCGTCAATAATCGAGGCGTGGTTCAGTTCGTCCGAAATAATGGCATCTTCTGCACCAAACAGGGGCTCGAACACACCACCATTGGCATCAAATGCCGCTGCGTACAAAATCGTATCTTCTGTTCCTAAAAACTGCGAAATTTTTGATTCCAATTCCTTATGTACATCCTGCGTACCACAGATAAAGCGTACCGAAGACATGCCGTAACCATGGGTATCGATCGCCTTTTTGGCGGCCTCAATCACTTTGGGATGTGAGGACAATCCCAGATAATTGTTTGCACAAAAATTGACGACCTCCTGGCCTGTGCTCACTTTGATATCGGCCCCCTGCGGAGTGACAATGATCCGCTCCTGTTTATACAATCCCGCTTCTTTGATTGCTTCCAATTCTTTCTGTAAAACTGGTTGTAATGTAGTGTACATAATTTGAATTTATTTTTTATACAATATTACAGTTTTTCATCGGAATAAATTCCTACGGTCCTCCGCCGGAGCAGACTATTTACCGAGATTTCATCAGAAATCAACGTTTGGGTAACATGAAAACGTTTGCACAAGTTTTGCTTTGGTGGCCACATGCAGTGCCTGCGGTGCGCTTATGCCGCCTCTGGCCGGGTCTGCCGGGATGCTGCCGGCGCGCTATTCGTAGCGAAGAGCATCCACGGGATCCAATTTGGATGCTTTGGAGGCAGGGTAGTAGCCGGACAGCATGCCCACAAGTCCACAGACGGCGAAGCCCAGGATAATCGCAGTCCAGGGAATGATAAAGGATGTGCCCAGCTGCAGAGCCAGGATGTTGCCGATCAAGATACCGATGAAGATACCCGCAAATCCGCCGATCATGCAGATGACGATGGCTTCCATCAGGAATTGCTTGCGTATGACGCTGGGGGTGGCCCCGATAGCTTTACGGATACCGATCTCCCGGGTACGCTCGGTGACGGATACGAGCATGATGTTCATCAGTCCAATGGATGCGCCGACCAGCGTGATGAAGGCAATCACGACGGCGCCCAGCGTCACCATGGCCATGTTCTGCATCAGCATCTGTGCCACGGCATCTGATTTGGTGATCTCAAAATCGTTGGTCTGCCGCGAAGAGAGCCCACGGATATTGCGGAATACAATCGTCGCCTCGCCTATGGCGGCTTCCAGCCGCATCGGGTCATTGGATGACACGGTAATCACGTAAGAGGGTTCTGCCCCCTGCATCACGGCCCGAGCCTTGACCAAGGGTATAAAACAGGCTCTATCGCCACCCATACCGGCAGAGGAGCCCTTGCTTTTGAGTACACCGATGACCTGGTAACGGATGTTGTTGACGGTGATAAACTGGCCTTCAGGATTGATGATCTCGCCGAAAAGCATTTTGCTGACTTCGCTGCCGATGATGATTACGGAACTACCGGTCTCGACCTCGCGGGCCGAAAAATTGCGGCCTTGACTGATGAGGTAGCCAGACGTCTGAAGATAATTATCATCAGTGCCGATCAACCCGATATTGGGATTGGTCTTCTGGGACTGAAATTTTGCAGTGGAGTTCCAGCTGACATTGGCGCTGATGGAGGTCGTCGCGTTGAAGTGAAAGTTCTGTTTGAACCGGGCGGCCTGCGCATAGGTGATATTGGCAAACACCTTTGAACGGGTACCGCCTGTGCCGATCTGCACGTTGAGTCCCCGGTTGCGGATATTGAAGGAGTTGGAACCCATCGACGAAAAGGAGTCGGTCAGGGAGTTTTTCATGGCGTCAATGGATGTCAGTACGCCGATCAGGGCCATCATGCCTATGGCAATAATCAATGCTGTCAGGAATGTCCGCAACTTGTTGCCCACAATAGACTGCAGCGCAAGCTTGACGTTTTCGACATAAGACATTTTTACGGCCATAAGGAGATTGTTATAATTTGCAGATGAAAATACTGTTATTCCGGCACAAAAACAAAAGGCAATTCATTTCGATGAAACAAATTGCCTTTTTGGACTTTTCGGGCGGACCGCTACTGTTCCAGCACGCCAACCTCAGGCCGTCCCGAGTGGCGCCTGCTGCGGCTGGGATCAGGACAGACCGGTCCTGTCTCTTCTCGCCCCCAGATTTCTGTCCTTTCCTTGTGGTCAGCTGTCCGAATAGGCAGACCGGCTGCCGGTATGAATTACATGCTCTCCTGCTTGCCGGCAGTCCGCTAATGAATACGTTTCCAGGTTTCGGTACGGCCCAGCAGACTGACACCAACGTAGCCCCGGATATCGAGCTTGTCTCCTTTTAAGGTCATCTTACAGCTATAGGTCTTGCCGGTCTTGGGATCATAGATCTTGCCGTCCACATAGCTGTTGCCTTCTTTTTTAAAGCCGGTCAGTATCTCCAGCCCCTGAATATGGCGGTCCTGAAGGGCTTTGTCGGGATTTTTGATATCTTTTTTGGGCTGGCCGGATTCGTTATTGGGAAACTTGAGCCAGTAAAGTTTTCCAAAGAACTTATCTCCTTTTTTATAAATCTCCACACGACCCTCTCCGCTGGGGTTTTCCCATTTGCCGACCACCGGATCGGTCTGGGCGAATAAGGCTACTGCCGTCAGTAGCATGATCAACGATGCGATAATTTTCTTCATTGGACTATATTGTTAAGTTTATATTCTAAATTAAATATACGAAATATTTACTATGCTTGCATACTTTTAGTTCTGTTGTGCATTTTTTCCTCCCCGAACCGGCGATGTTGATGGGCGGGTGGGGGCAGCTAAGTTTGGCATCGCGTTTGTATGGCATTTATCATATTACTTACTTTATTCACTGTTTATTAATTAGCGCATATTATGAAATTTATTATTAGTCTTTTACTCACAGGAGTGGTTGTGGCGGTCGCCTGCTGGATCATTCCGGGAGCCCATGTCGCGGGCTTTGGCTGGGCCATTGTAACCGGACTGGTCATCGGATTTGTCAATGCCACTGTAGGCTCTATTCTGCGGCTGTTTACCTTCCCCTTAAACTGGCTGACGCTGGGTCTGGTATCTTTTATTA from the Sphingobacterium thalpophilum genome contains:
- the kbl gene encoding glycine C-acetyltransferase translates to MYTTLQPVLQKELEAIKEAGLYKQERIIVTPQGADIKVSTGQEVVNFCANNYLGLSSHPKVIEAAKKAIDTHGYGMSSVRFICGTQDVHKELESKISQFLGTEDTILYAAAFDANGGVFEPLFGAEDAIISDELNHASIIDGVRLCKAQRFRYKNADMADLEAQLQAASGARHKIIVTDGAFSMDGSVAPLDQICDLADKYQALVMIDESHCTGFIGPTGCGTHELFGVMDRVDIITGTLGKALGGASGGFTSGKKEIIDLLRQRSRPYLFSNTLAPAIAGASVAVLDMLSETTALRDKLESNTKYFREKMTAAGFDIKPGFHPIVPVMLYDAKLAQEFAAKMLDEGIYVIGFYYPVVPQGKARIRVQISAGHELEHLDKAIAAFTKVGKELGVIK
- a CDS encoding phage holin family protein; the encoded protein is MKFIISLLLTGVVVAVACWIIPGAHVAGFGWAIVTGLVIGFVNATVGSILRLFTFPLNWLTLGLVSFIITVLMVLLSDSLLGNKFDVSGFWTAALFAIVVAILEMIVGSVTRDKD
- the typA gene encoding translational GTPase TypA, which encodes MQNIRNIAIIAHVDHGKTTLVDKILYFTNQFRENENAGELILDNNDLERERGITIVSKNVSVTYKGVKINIIDTPGHADFGGEVERVLKMADGVVLLVDAFEGPMPQTRFVTGKALGLGIKPIVVVNKVDKENCRPDEVYENVFDLFFNLGATEEQLDFPVLYGSSKQGWMSTDWKNRTEDFTDLLEAIIKYIPAPKVSEGTLQMQVTSLDYSTFVGRIAIGRVARGTIKENQPVSLVKRDGKVVKSRVKELQVFEGLGRIKVPEVHAGDICAVVGIEGFDIGDTIADFENPEQLEVIAIDEPTMNMLFTINNSPFFGKEGKLVTSRNIYDRLQKELEKNLALRVVPTESPDAWLVYGRGILHLSVLIETMRREGYELQVGQPQVIIKEIDGQKCEPIEELVVDVPSDVSGKVIELVTQRKGELLIMEARGDMQHLEFSIPSRGIIGLRNNVLTATAGEAVMAHRLKGYEPWKGTIPGRLAGVLISLDTGSTTAYSIDKLQDRGRFFVDPGVEVYEGQILGEHIRDNDLTINVTKGKQLTNMRASGSDDNVRIAPAIKFSLEECMEYIQADEYIEVTPQSIRLRKIYLTENERKQNAKKFQ
- a CDS encoding DUF2147 domain-containing protein, producing the protein MKKIIASLIMLLTAVALFAQTDPVVGKWENPSGEGRVEIYKKGDKFFGKLYWLKFPNNESGQPKKDIKNPDKALQDRHIQGLEILTGFKKEGNSYVDGKIYDPKTGKTYSCKMTLKGDKLDIRGYVGVSLLGRTETWKRIH
- a CDS encoding ABC transporter permease — protein: MAVKMSYVENVKLALQSIVGNKLRTFLTALIIAIGMMALIGVLTSIDAMKNSLTDSFSSMGSNSFNIRNRGLNVQIGTGGTRSKVFANITYAQAARFKQNFHFNATTSISANVSWNSTAKFQSQKTNPNIGLIGTDDNYLQTSGYLISQGRNFSAREVETGSSVIIIGSEVSKMLFGEIINPEGQFITVNNIRYQVIGVLKSKGSSAGMGGDRACFIPLVKARAVMQGAEPSYVITVSSNDPMRLEAAIGEATIVFRNIRGLSSRQTNDFEITKSDAVAQMLMQNMAMVTLGAVVIAFITLVGASIGLMNIMLVSVTERTREIGIRKAIGATPSVIRKQFLMEAIVICMIGGFAGIFIGILIGNILALQLGTSFIIPWTAIILGFAVCGLVGMLSGYYPASKASKLDPVDALRYE